A single genomic interval of Bradyrhizobium sp. sBnM-33 harbors:
- a CDS encoding class I SAM-dependent methyltransferase: MDTPASHEQNADQVAYWNGPAGQRWAERQAAQDIVLGPVADLLIDRARLTPGERVIDVGCGSGATAIAFAREVAPSGHVLGIDVSGPMLERARQSAPKDLPIDFVLADATVYPFEPAGFDVLASRFGVMFFADPALSFANMRKALRPTGRMAFACWREPRENPFFMAPLQAAYKHVPKLPQLGPEDPGPFAFASEARVRRILDAAGFTGVGMEACPLLLDAAIGRGLDGAVQGALEIGPVSRALDDQPEEARASVAASIREALTPFAKGDAVLLPASVWIVTARAS; this comes from the coding sequence ATGGACACACCGGCAAGCCACGAACAAAACGCCGACCAGGTTGCCTACTGGAACGGTCCGGCAGGTCAGCGCTGGGCAGAGCGGCAGGCGGCGCAGGACATCGTCCTGGGACCGGTCGCCGATCTTCTGATCGACCGCGCCAGGCTAACGCCCGGCGAGCGCGTCATCGATGTCGGCTGCGGCAGTGGTGCCACCGCGATTGCGTTCGCGCGGGAAGTCGCGCCATCGGGCCATGTGCTCGGCATTGATGTGTCCGGCCCGATGCTGGAGCGGGCGCGGCAGAGCGCACCGAAGGATCTGCCGATCGATTTCGTTCTGGCCGACGCCACCGTCTATCCGTTCGAGCCTGCCGGCTTCGATGTGCTGGCCTCGCGGTTCGGCGTGATGTTCTTTGCCGATCCGGCGCTGTCGTTCGCCAACATGCGGAAAGCGCTGCGGCCGACGGGACGCATGGCCTTTGCCTGCTGGCGCGAGCCGCGCGAAAACCCGTTTTTCATGGCCCCGCTGCAGGCGGCCTACAAGCATGTGCCAAAGCTGCCGCAGCTTGGGCCGGAAGACCCGGGACCGTTTGCGTTTGCCTCGGAGGCACGCGTCCGCCGCATCCTCGACGCGGCCGGTTTTACCGGCGTCGGCATGGAAGCGTGTCCGCTGTTGCTGGATGCAGCGATCGGCCGCGGCCTCGACGGCGCAGTGCAGGGCGCGCTGGAGATCGGCCCGGTGAGCCGCGCGCTGGACGACCAGCCGGAAGAAGCTCGCGCTTCCGTCGCCGCTTCCATTCGCGAAGCGCTGACGCCGTTCGCCAAGGGCGATGCCGTGCTGCTGCCGGCGTCGGTTTGGATCGTAACAGCGCGCGCGTCGTAG
- a CDS encoding GFA family protein codes for MEIDGQCHCGRVTYRADIDPEKVSICHCTDCQNLTGSPYRVTVICSAEQVRMTGAPAKVYPKKGDNGRTRFQHFCEVCGSPLFTSGDGGPEDWGIRWGSIRQRDRLKPVRQIWCRSAAPWIHDLEALPGRPGD; via the coding sequence ATGGAAATCGACGGGCAATGCCATTGCGGGCGGGTGACCTATCGGGCCGACATCGATCCCGAAAAAGTATCGATCTGTCACTGCACCGATTGCCAGAACCTGACGGGCTCGCCGTATCGGGTAACGGTGATCTGTTCGGCCGAGCAGGTCCGCATGACCGGCGCACCGGCGAAGGTCTATCCGAAGAAGGGCGATAATGGCCGGACGCGCTTTCAGCACTTTTGCGAAGTCTGCGGCTCGCCATTGTTCACCAGCGGAGACGGCGGACCGGAGGATTGGGGTATTCGCTGGGGCAGCATCCGCCAGCGCGACCGGCTCAAGCCGGTGCGGCAAATCTGGTGCCGCTCGGCTGCACCCTGGATCCATGATCTTGAGGCGCTACCCGGGCGGCCGGGCGACTAG